From the genome of Hymenobacter cellulosilyticus, one region includes:
- the hisIE gene encoding bifunctional phosphoribosyl-AMP cyclohydrolase/phosphoribosyl-ATP diphosphatase HisIE, producing the protein MELDFKKMPDGLIPAVVQDSATGQVLMLGYVNEEAWEKTRTESRVTFFSRSKNRLWTKGETSGNFLRVVSLHPDCDQDAVLIRAIPDGPTCHRGTVSCFEQPEQTALPTAPVGFLAELERLVQRRYQHPEEDPKSYTASLFAKGMSKIAQKVGEEAVETVIDAVAGNRAGLSGEAADLLYHLLVLLTASGLSLEDVVAVLRQRHSTISAGTRRE; encoded by the coding sequence ATGGAACTCGACTTTAAGAAAATGCCCGACGGGCTTATTCCCGCCGTAGTGCAGGACTCTGCTACCGGGCAGGTGCTCATGCTGGGCTATGTGAATGAGGAAGCCTGGGAAAAGACCCGTACCGAAAGCCGGGTCACGTTTTTCTCCCGCTCCAAAAACCGCCTCTGGACCAAGGGCGAAACCTCGGGCAACTTCCTGCGCGTGGTGAGCCTGCATCCCGACTGCGACCAGGACGCGGTGCTGATCCGGGCTATTCCCGACGGGCCCACCTGCCACCGGGGTACCGTTAGCTGCTTCGAGCAGCCCGAGCAGACGGCCCTGCCCACGGCGCCGGTCGGGTTTCTGGCCGAGCTGGAGCGCCTGGTGCAGCGCCGCTACCAGCATCCCGAGGAAGACCCGAAGTCCTATACCGCGTCGCTTTTTGCCAAGGGCATGTCCAAAATAGCCCAGAAAGTGGGAGAGGAGGCCGTCGAAACCGTCATCGATGCCGTAGCCGGCAACCGCGCCGGGCTCAGCGGCGAAGCCGCCGATCTGCTCTACCACCTGCTGGTGCTGCTCACCGCCTCCGGGTTGAGCCTGGAAGACGTGGTGGCTGTGCTGCGCCAGCGGCACTCCACCATTTCGGCCGGCACCCGCCGGGAGTAG
- a CDS encoding glycosyltransferase, which produces MSETPAAYLSAQTLTVLVPVFNEEESLLQFVVEMNKFLVQTPLPTTVLFINDGSTDGSLELLRSICGDDRRYEFISLAHNQGLSTAIKAGIDHCRSTLVGYIDSDIQTTPLDFLKFLEFFPEYDMVNGIRAKRQDTMVKKLSSKLANTVRRTLINDGIQDTGCPLKILKIEYARRLPLFHGMHRFLGALVQLQGAGSSSCPCSISRALPARPSIRSGTGRGSPWSTPLGSAGSAAAGRTTKSGRPCGPNPARLMLSNRALV; this is translated from the coding sequence ATGTCTGAGACTCCCGCTGCCTACCTGTCTGCCCAAACCTTGACCGTGCTGGTTCCCGTCTTCAATGAGGAAGAAAGCCTGCTGCAATTTGTGGTGGAGATGAACAAGTTTCTGGTCCAAACCCCCCTGCCTACGACCGTTCTTTTCATTAACGATGGCAGCACGGATGGCTCTTTGGAACTCTTGCGCAGCATCTGTGGGGACGACCGGCGCTACGAGTTTATTTCCCTGGCCCATAACCAGGGCCTGAGCACGGCCATCAAGGCCGGCATCGACCACTGCCGCAGTACCCTGGTGGGGTATATCGATTCCGATATTCAAACCACCCCGCTCGACTTTCTGAAGTTTCTCGAGTTTTTTCCCGAGTATGATATGGTCAACGGTATCCGGGCCAAGCGGCAGGATACTATGGTCAAGAAGCTCTCTTCGAAGCTGGCCAACACCGTGCGCCGGACCTTGATTAACGACGGCATCCAGGATACGGGCTGCCCCTTGAAGATTCTCAAGATAGAGTACGCCCGTCGGCTGCCGCTTTTTCACGGTATGCACCGCTTCCTGGGCGCCTTGGTGCAGCTGCAGGGGGCAGGGTCAAGCAGCTGCCCGTGCAGCATTTCCCGCGCTTTGCCGGCACGGCCAAGTATACGCTCTGGAACCGGGCGTGGAAGCCCCTGGTCGACACCTTTGGGTTCCGCTGGATCCGCAGCCGCTGGAAGAACTACGAAATCGGGGAGGCCTTGCGGGCCGAATCCCGCCCGGCTGATGCTCAGTAATCGGGCGCTCGTATGA
- a CDS encoding lipid-A-disaccharide synthase N-terminal domain-containing protein, which yields MSTQTLALVIGLVSQLLFSSRIVLQWVQSERARRVLVPTLFWKVSLLSSFLMILYGLLRHDPVIVGAQLLSYGIYIRNLQLLGSGCN from the coding sequence ATGAGTACGCAAACCCTGGCGCTGGTTATTGGCCTGGTGTCGCAGCTGTTGTTTTCCAGCCGTATTGTGCTGCAGTGGGTGCAGAGTGAGCGGGCCCGCCGGGTGCTGGTGCCCACGCTTTTCTGGAAAGTAAGTCTGCTGTCCTCGTTTCTGATGATTCTCTACGGCTTGCTGCGCCACGACCCGGTTATTGTCGGCGCGCAGCTGTTGAGCTACGGTATTTACATCCGCAACCTGCAGCTGCTGGGGAGTGGCTGCAACTAA
- a CDS encoding lipid-A-disaccharide synthase N-terminal domain-containing protein, whose product MLGAVGQTVFLLRFVYQWLYSERQGTSVLPLGFWVVSLAGSLLILGYAVLRLDYVLLLGNAFGTVVYARNILLLRREQQAA is encoded by the coding sequence GTGCTGGGAGCAGTAGGGCAGACCGTGTTCCTGCTGCGGTTTGTGTACCAGTGGCTGTATTCCGAGCGGCAAGGGACGTCGGTGCTGCCGTTGGGTTTTTGGGTGGTCAGCCTGGCGGGCTCCCTGCTCATCCTTGGCTACGCCGTGCTCCGCCTTGATTATGTACTCCTCTTAGGGAATGCATTCGGTACGGTGGTCTACGCCCGCAATATTCTGTTGCTGCGGCGGGAGCAGC